The sequence GCATCATAAATGCTAAAGAAGTCGTTGCAGATGTTCAAGGGTTTCTTCGAGGGTTTGAAAATGACAACGTTGTTCTGAAAGAAATAGACGGAGAGTTCCTAAAAAACGCGCAAGTTGTTCATGCAGATGCATATGAGTTTCAGCACATAAGAAACTTACGCCCCGACGATGTTGAGGTTCTTTTAATATCAAACGGCGCTGAAAGAGGAGTGGCATATCATAGAGGAAAAAAGTACCTCTACCACCCCCTTAAAATAGACCTGGATGACCCTACAGGCGCAGGGGACGTTTTTCTGGCGAGTTTTGCTTATTTTTATATGAAATGTCCCTTTGTTCTGGCGTTGAAGCGAGCAAATGCCTTCACAGCAACTTTTTTGGAAAGACGGAGCATCGACTTTCCAATTAGTGATGCCTTAGAAAAGGCTAAATTTGTGAAAGTAGAAAAAGTAGATGCCAATGAGGAAACGTCAGCACGCTGAGGGATGATGAGAAGGGACTTGGCCGAGGTGATTGTATGGAGCGATACGTCCTTCTCCTAAAAACCCCTAGAGGATACGACATAACCCCAATCAAGGAAGATATAGAAAATCTGATAAAAAGCAAATACCCTGAGGTTAAAGCAGAGATACATAAATGCATAGGTCTAACCGTAGACCTCGTAATCCTCTACAACGACGGTATAGTTCTGGTAAAGAGACGTAACGACCCATATAAGGGGCATTGGGCACTTCCGGGAGGATTCGTGGAGTATGGGGAGAAGGTTGAAGATGCCGCTGTGAGAGAAGCAAAGGAAGAAACTGGGCTTGATGTTGAGCTTCTAAAACTTATTGGGGTTTACAGCGACCCGAATAGGGACCCAAGAGGGCACACGGTTACAGTAGCATTTTTAGCCAGAGGAAAAGGAAATCTAAAGGGAGGAGACGACGCGAGTGAAGCCAGGGTCTTTAAGTTCGAGGAGGTAAAAAATCTTAAGCTTGCCTTTGATCACAAAAAGATTGTAGAAGATGCCCTCCGCATTATGGGTGGTTAGAATGGTAGAAAAAGTTGAGTTCGGGAGGATAATTATAAACGGAAAGGAATATCACCATGATATCATCATTTATCCCTCCGGAAAGGTGGAAAAGAGGAAAAAGTGGCTCAGCAAGGAGAAGCACGGGACAAGCCACAAGCTCGATCCAGAGGAGCTGAAAGAGTACCTAGGAGAGGAGTTCGAAGTCCTTGTTGTTGGGACGGGCATTTATGGGATGCTCTCCCTTCTTCCAGAGAGCAGAGGGCTAGTAAAAGGGAAAGAGATCATCGAGAAGCCCACTCCCGAGGCGGCAAAGGCCTTTAACGAGCTCAGAGAAAAGAAAAAGGTGCTTGGGATATTTCATATCACCTGCTGAGCCTTCTGAGAAGGAGTGCCAAAGCTAGAGAGATCACAAGGGCCATAGCCTGACTTTCAATTATGCTGGAGCTTATAAAAATCGGAAGAGCGATAATACCAAAGACTATGCCAACAAGTACAAACATAAGGATTACCTGAAGCCATTTGAGCTCAGGAATACCTAACTCTTCTCCCTTATACCTGAAAAAGTAGAGCATTATTACGGAAGACGCTATAAACGGTAGAAAAAGAGCATAAGGAAGCAAAACAAAAGCTTTAGGATCGTAGTAAAGACCAAAAGCGACCAAGGAAATGCCTAAAAAGGTTGGAATAAGGGCCATTGAGATTATTTTTGCAACGACAAAATCTCTTTTCTTTATGGGGAGAGTCCTGAGAAAGTCCAAATTCTTCCCTTCAACTTTGAGAACCGCATCAGCACCTGGGACAGAGAATAGGCCAATCATGAAGATAACATGAAAAAGATCTTCTAGGCCTAGCTTCCCCCGCTGAAGAGCAGAAATAAGCGTCGGAAATACTATGTAGATTGGAAATAGAAATGCAACAAGCAGCGCTGGTTTTCTTAGAAATATTTTAAAGTCCTTTGAAACCAGTGCCAGAACTTTGCTCTTTGGTGATGCCTTAAACGTTGAAATGCTTCTCCTTTCTGAAACCACGGGAGGTTCGAGAATCTTATTCCATACTCCCTTAAGGGTAAGGTAATACACAAATCCAAAGGCAATTGAATATCCAAGGAAAAGCCCTATACTTCTCAGAGGGTCAAAAATAGAGGAGACTGCAAAAGGGTAGGCAATAAAATATCTTTCCACTATCCCAGCAACCTCTCCAGAGTGCCTCCTTATGTAGTACTGGAGATAGTTCATCATCATAAACATTCCTATGAAAAGCAGGAACATCACAACTCTGGCAAAACTCCTTAAAGAATGTCCCCTACTCGCCCTTTGGTGTATTCTAAGGGAGAAGAAGTTAACCAAGACCAATCCAAGCGTATGGCCCAAGAACAAACCCAACAACAGCCAGAGAATCGCAAGAAACCCCGATAACGGATACTTCATCAAAAGGACAAGGGCACTTGGGAGGACCGTGGCAAGTGAAGGAGAAATCTCAAGAAGCAGGAGAGCACTGAGGTATCTGGAGCCCATTCTTATGGGAAGGAGCTTTAACGGCTCAAACAGACCCACAGAAAGGATGTATGAGGTCTGTACCGTAGTGACGTACATAGCAAAGACGAAGGGTATTAATGCAAGGGAAACCATTAGAGAAGAAAGGACAAGCTTTTCATCAGTGAAGGCTAATGTAGAGGCCATCAACAATCCAAAAGGGAGGAAACCAAGGACTTGAAAGCCAATACCACGCTTAATATTCATAGCGTTTTTGATGGCTTTTTGAAACTGCCTATCATCATTCACTATTAGGGGGTTTCTCTTTGCTATTTGGTAATGAAGCTCGCGATAAAGTATTCTGATCATAAAATCACCTACAATGCAGCTTTTAGAGCCCGTAAGATGTTCTCTACTTCTCCTTTGCTCTCCGTGAGCTTAAGGAAGATATCCTCAAGGTTTTCTTCATGGACTTTTTCTTTTAACTCATCTATTGTCCCATCCACAATAAGCTCCCCTTTATAAATAAGCCCAATCCTATCGCATATCATCTCCGCTAGGGGCAATACATGGGTAGAAAACACTATGCTCTTTCCTTCCATCTTGAATTCAAGCAAAAGCTCCCTCAGTATTCTCGCACTTTTAGGATCTAGACCGTTCATGGCCTCATCGAGCACAAGAACCTGAGGATCGTGAAGAAGAGCAGAAATAAGGGAAATTTTCTGCTGCGTGCCAAAGCTCAGTGTTCCAATAAACTGATCGAGGTACTCCTCAATTCCAAAGGCTTTGACAAGGTAATTGACTCTCTCCTCCAGCTTTTCCTTATCAATGTTCCTAACACTCCCGATAAAGTTGAAGAACTCCCCAGGCGTTAGGCTCTCATATAGAATGGGCGTTTCGGGCACAAAACCAACAACTTCCTTTACCCCTATGGGGTCCCTCAAAGGATCAATGCCAGCTACAAGCACCTTCCCTGAGGTCGGCTTAACTATTCCAACTAGAATTTTCATCGTAGTTGATTTTCCGCTCCCATTAGGGCCTAAGAGCCCGTAGATTTCGCCATTACTAACCCGAAAGCTTATCCCATTGAGCACAGTTTTATTGCCGAACTTCTTGATGAGATTCTCCACTACGATCATACGACCCTCGATTAGGTGAGAGTCCTTGCTCTAATAAACCTTTTGGGAGAGGTTTATAACCCTTGAAATGCGAAATAATAACATGAAAATCTTACTGGTAACAGGAATCCTCGCGGAGCCACTGGTTAGGAAGTATGGAAAAGGCTGCGATGTATTTGTGTGCCCGGTTAGTGTAGCGGCGTTTTTCACCCCGAAAATGATCATAAACTGTTTAAAAAAAGCCCGTATAAAAGATTACGACCTAATATTAATTCCCGGACTCGTAAGGGGATCTGCTCAAGAAATTGAAGATTCTCTTGGAATCCCCACGTTTAAAGGTCCAAGAAACGCTTCAGATCTGCCTCAGGTTCTTGAAGCGCTCAAAAAAGGATTCAAGCTAAGCAAAGAAACCCCTGCAGATGATCTTTTTGAAATAGATGCGCTCAAGAAAGTCAAAGACATCAAAAACAAAACAAAAAACAAAAGATACATCGAAAAAGCTCTTAAAAAGCCTTACAACTTCCTTATAGGCAGCTTACCGGTTGGGCTCGACTTTCCACAAAGGATAGTGGCTGAGATAGTTGACGCACCAAAGCTCAACTTTGAAGAGCTTCTGAACAAAGCCCTCTACTACCTAAAAAGTGGAGCGGATATAATTGACATAGGACTGGTAAGCGGAGAAGAGCATTTAGAATTCGTCGAGACTATTCCAGAGCTTAGAGATGCCCTAAAAGAACTCGGTCATGATGTGCCAATAAGCCTTGACTCCCTTAATCCAAGGGAACTCGAAAAAGCCCTCGATTTTGCAGACTTGTTTTTAAGCGTTGATGAGAGCAATCTGGAAGCATTGGTAACCGAAAAGCCCGTTGTTCTAATCCCGACAAACCAAAAAACCGGCTATTTCCCTACTAACCCTCAGAAAAGAGCTGAATTCCT comes from Thermococcus aggregans and encodes:
- a CDS encoding PfkB family carbohydrate kinase; the encoded protein is MRCLVIGHLTHDIIIKNGRKTEGIGGGVYYSSLALSKFCEVVVLTKVGKDFPIEWLEELESYGISTIIIPSEKSTTYELLYLGENTRQLKLLSRADSFTLDEIPKEKFDLVLLNPVANEIPQEALSIINAKEVVADVQGFLRGFENDNVVLKEIDGEFLKNAQVVHADAYEFQHIRNLRPDDVEVLLISNGAERGVAYHRGKKYLYHPLKIDLDDPTGAGDVFLASFAYFYMKCPFVLALKRANAFTATFLERRSIDFPISDALEKAKFVKVEKVDANEETSAR
- a CDS encoding NUDIX domain-containing protein — its product is MERYVLLLKTPRGYDITPIKEDIENLIKSKYPEVKAEIHKCIGLTVDLVILYNDGIVLVKRRNDPYKGHWALPGGFVEYGEKVEDAAVREAKEETGLDVELLKLIGVYSDPNRDPRGHTVTVAFLARGKGNLKGGDDASEARVFKFEEVKNLKLAFDHKKIVEDALRIMGG
- a CDS encoding Mth938-like domain-containing protein, yielding MVEKVEFGRIIINGKEYHHDIIIYPSGKVEKRKKWLSKEKHGTSHKLDPEELKEYLGEEFEVLVVGTGIYGMLSLLPESRGLVKGKEIIEKPTPEAAKAFNELREKKKVLGIFHITC
- a CDS encoding ABC transporter ATP-binding protein, with translation MIVVENLIKKFGNKTVLNGISFRVSNGEIYGLLGPNGSGKSTTMKILVGIVKPTSGKVLVAGIDPLRDPIGVKEVVGFVPETPILYESLTPGEFFNFIGSVRNIDKEKLEERVNYLVKAFGIEEYLDQFIGTLSFGTQQKISLISALLHDPQVLVLDEAMNGLDPKSARILRELLLEFKMEGKSIVFSTHVLPLAEMICDRIGLIYKGELIVDGTIDELKEKVHEENLEDIFLKLTESKGEVENILRALKAAL
- a CDS encoding dihydropteroate synthase-like protein, whose amino-acid sequence is MKILLVTGILAEPLVRKYGKGCDVFVCPVSVAAFFTPKMIINCLKKARIKDYDLILIPGLVRGSAQEIEDSLGIPTFKGPRNASDLPQVLEALKKGFKLSKETPADDLFEIDALKKVKDIKNKTKNKRYIEKALKKPYNFLIGSLPVGLDFPQRIVAEIVDAPKLNFEELLNKALYYLKSGADIIDIGLVSGEEHLEFVETIPELRDALKELGHDVPISLDSLNPRELEKALDFADLFLSVDESNLEALVTEKPVVLIPTNQKTGYFPTNPQKRAEFLEKLKERAASLGYKRIILDLILEHVPNLARSISAFQLYRERHGNDILLAGVGNVVEMIDADSVGINALLAGVARELNISLLLTTEVSPKCRGSVKELRRALDMTFFDVPKDLGFDLLILKEKKSENVTYKVESPILNAREKGVKLEEIYFRIFLKDEKIWVIAHKGTEQLLTIVGEEPNAIIDTILEHFDISPRHAFYLGRELEKAKTALKLKRSYLQESELFKEFY